The Neodiprion virginianus isolate iyNeoVirg1 chromosome 5, iyNeoVirg1.1, whole genome shotgun sequence genome contains a region encoding:
- the LOC124306430 gene encoding protein halfway isoform X2, translated as MQWLVVTVCLYAGLANARTEEDQSLAANSSGASGAFYDQCFYRPASDCPEAKDCHCKRISDVNDNPEHNAILCCNVNNATLEQGLSCTGTNNTVTHIHIRNATIDTIFADDKRWRSLKSLAITDGSVKHVKEQFMMMTPLVCLNLSNNGLVDIADNSLNRLNQLTTLDLSNNKLLDLPNLNSIKDRVFWLDIAGTDTIWCQNIYEYINKTVQKQIKFNREPETVCSTNKTWHWFNTTEHLWLSQLRYINSLQPDCPKGDSWQCKCDVNRLDIVLGKTPMLTVTVDCSSIQLSELPQKLPRNTTSLNVSDNNITVLDDLSNNPYYEDIRVFLADNNKISSINKLEGSKFLDNYDMLSLRFNKIKTLPGYILAPYTHGKTFSSNRHVMLGGNKLHCDCNTAKSVKVWLQTRIMDYDEVLCENVREKVIDLEQARMCVYPGDWTDYIYYIIALEIILLFSLVAKVSYDYWVFKTAGYLPWPANKMPKLPCDWLCET; from the exons ATGCAGTGGCTGGTAGTGACAGTTTGTTTGTACGCTGGTTTGGCTAACGCTAGAACCGAGGAGGATCAGTCGCTGGCAGCAAACAGCTCGGGAGCATCGGGCGCCTTTTATGATCAATGCTTTTATAGACCTGCTTCAGACTGTCCGGAAGCGAAAGATTGTCACTGTAAGCGGATTTCTGACGTAAACGACAACCCGGAGCACAATGCAATTCTCTGCTGCAACGTAAACAACGCTACCCTTGAGCAAGGACTTTCTTGTACAG GAACAAACAACACCGTTACCCATATTCATATTAGAAATGCGACCATCGATACTATTTTTGCCGATGACAAAAGATGGAGGTCCTTAAAATCACTGGCCATCACTGACGGAAGCGTAAAACACGTCAAGGAACAATTCATGATGATGACGCCGCTGGTTTGTTTAAACTTATCCAATAATGGTCTGGTCGACATTGCGGACAACAGTTTAAATCGTCTTAATCAGCTCACGACTTTGGACTTGTCCAATAACAAATTACTTGACTTACCAAATTTGAACAGCATCAAGGATCGGGTATTCTGGCTGGATATCGCAG GTACCGACACAATCTGGTGTCAGAATATCTACGAGTATATTAATAAAACTGTGCAAAAACAGATCAAATTTAACAGAGAACCTGAAACAGTCTGTTCGACCAACAAAACTTGGCACTGGTTCAACACAACGGAACATTTGTGGCTCAGTCAATTGCGTTATATTAATTCG CTGCAACCTGATTGTCCAAAAGGCGACTCGTGGCAGTGCAAATGCGACGTTAACAGACTAGATATAGTTCTAGGAAAGACGCCGATGTTAACTGTCACTGTCGACTGTTCGTCAATTCAGCTCTCGGAATTGCCACAAAAATTGCCCCGTAATACAACTTCTCTTAACGTATCGGACAACAAC ATAACGGTTCTCGACGATTTAAGCAACAATCCTTACTACGAAGACATCAGGGTATTCCTTGCGGataacaacaaaatttcatctaTTAATAAACTAGAGGGATCTAAATTCCTTGACAATTACGACATGCTCAGTTTGCGAttcaataaaatcaaaact CTTCCTGGATACATTTTGGCTCCTTACACACACGGCAAAACATTTTCAAGCAACAGGCATGTAATGCTCGGGGGAAACAAATTGCATTGCGATTGTAACACAGCTAAATCCGTAAAG gTATGGTTGCAAACACGAATTATGGACTATGACGAGGTATTGTGTGAAAATGTTAGAGAAAAAGTTATCGACTTGGAGCAAGCGAGGATGTGTGTGTATCCGGGGGACTGGACGGATTATATATACTACATTATCGCTTTGGAAATAATACTATTGTTTAGCCTTGTTGCAAAAGTATCATACGACTATTGGGTCTTCAAAACAGCCGGCTATTTACCGTGGCCAGCAAATAAAATGCCAAAATTGCCCTGCGACTGGCTGTGTGAAACGTAG
- the LOC124306430 gene encoding protein halfway isoform X1 — protein MKHIYIKNSYASNMQWLVVTVCLYAGLANARTEEDQSLAANSSGASGAFYDQCFYRPASDCPEAKDCHCKRISDVNDNPEHNAILCCNVNNATLEQGLSCTGTNNTVTHIHIRNATIDTIFADDKRWRSLKSLAITDGSVKHVKEQFMMMTPLVCLNLSNNGLVDIADNSLNRLNQLTTLDLSNNKLLDLPNLNSIKDRVFWLDIAGTDTIWCQNIYEYINKTVQKQIKFNREPETVCSTNKTWHWFNTTEHLWLSQLRYINSLQPDCPKGDSWQCKCDVNRLDIVLGKTPMLTVTVDCSSIQLSELPQKLPRNTTSLNVSDNNITVLDDLSNNPYYEDIRVFLADNNKISSINKLEGSKFLDNYDMLSLRFNKIKTLPGYILAPYTHGKTFSSNRHVMLGGNKLHCDCNTAKSVKVWLQTRIMDYDEVLCENVREKVIDLEQARMCVYPGDWTDYIYYIIALEIILLFSLVAKVSYDYWVFKTAGYLPWPANKMPKLPCDWLCET, from the exons ATGAAgcacatatatataaagaaCTCTTACGCTTCTAAT ATGCAGTGGCTGGTAGTGACAGTTTGTTTGTACGCTGGTTTGGCTAACGCTAGAACCGAGGAGGATCAGTCGCTGGCAGCAAACAGCTCGGGAGCATCGGGCGCCTTTTATGATCAATGCTTTTATAGACCTGCTTCAGACTGTCCGGAAGCGAAAGATTGTCACTGTAAGCGGATTTCTGACGTAAACGACAACCCGGAGCACAATGCAATTCTCTGCTGCAACGTAAACAACGCTACCCTTGAGCAAGGACTTTCTTGTACAG GAACAAACAACACCGTTACCCATATTCATATTAGAAATGCGACCATCGATACTATTTTTGCCGATGACAAAAGATGGAGGTCCTTAAAATCACTGGCCATCACTGACGGAAGCGTAAAACACGTCAAGGAACAATTCATGATGATGACGCCGCTGGTTTGTTTAAACTTATCCAATAATGGTCTGGTCGACATTGCGGACAACAGTTTAAATCGTCTTAATCAGCTCACGACTTTGGACTTGTCCAATAACAAATTACTTGACTTACCAAATTTGAACAGCATCAAGGATCGGGTATTCTGGCTGGATATCGCAG GTACCGACACAATCTGGTGTCAGAATATCTACGAGTATATTAATAAAACTGTGCAAAAACAGATCAAATTTAACAGAGAACCTGAAACAGTCTGTTCGACCAACAAAACTTGGCACTGGTTCAACACAACGGAACATTTGTGGCTCAGTCAATTGCGTTATATTAATTCG CTGCAACCTGATTGTCCAAAAGGCGACTCGTGGCAGTGCAAATGCGACGTTAACAGACTAGATATAGTTCTAGGAAAGACGCCGATGTTAACTGTCACTGTCGACTGTTCGTCAATTCAGCTCTCGGAATTGCCACAAAAATTGCCCCGTAATACAACTTCTCTTAACGTATCGGACAACAAC ATAACGGTTCTCGACGATTTAAGCAACAATCCTTACTACGAAGACATCAGGGTATTCCTTGCGGataacaacaaaatttcatctaTTAATAAACTAGAGGGATCTAAATTCCTTGACAATTACGACATGCTCAGTTTGCGAttcaataaaatcaaaact CTTCCTGGATACATTTTGGCTCCTTACACACACGGCAAAACATTTTCAAGCAACAGGCATGTAATGCTCGGGGGAAACAAATTGCATTGCGATTGTAACACAGCTAAATCCGTAAAG gTATGGTTGCAAACACGAATTATGGACTATGACGAGGTATTGTGTGAAAATGTTAGAGAAAAAGTTATCGACTTGGAGCAAGCGAGGATGTGTGTGTATCCGGGGGACTGGACGGATTATATATACTACATTATCGCTTTGGAAATAATACTATTGTTTAGCCTTGTTGCAAAAGTATCATACGACTATTGGGTCTTCAAAACAGCCGGCTATTTACCGTGGCCAGCAAATAAAATGCCAAAATTGCCCTGCGACTGGCTGTGTGAAACGTAG
- the LOC124306426 gene encoding probable ATP-dependent RNA helicase DDX52 codes for MDAHDLFKKLSVGAKFDTKRFRRDAEKFKLVKTSATENVVQIKEEPKDEDEPLGVPEKRKWVEDEDGAGNLTLVGDISVPKDGSKRKHKKQKKELTVEKQNQLGKEKINQLRNSHHISVIGRHVPAPIEEFDQLSSRYQVASDLIQNIKNCHYKEPTPIQMQALPILIEGRQLLACAPTGSGKTAAFLVPIVNQLKGPQKKGFRAIIVSPTRELAKQTYRECLRIGEGRGFRVHIISNINQAMSKYGPKSSQKFDILITTPNRLVYLLNQDPPAISLKNVEWLIVDEADKLFEEGIRGFKDQLDQIQKACTNENLCRAMFSATNTPAVTKWCRQNLKGLITITVGHRNSATNLVTQELLFVGSEGGKLVAFRNIIQKGMMPPVLVFVQSKERAQELFNELIYDGINVDVIHADRTQTQRDNVVRCFREGKIWVLICTELMGRGIDFKGVNLVINYDFPPSAISYIHRIGRTGRAGHRGKAITFFTQDDTINLRSIATVMRDSGCEVPDYMLSMKKHNKKEKRELERRAPQRDKISTIPTYEDIRKEKQRKRLERSIKGKEGQRKLVENGDNLKENTINSQSPILNNKLKKEGKKFPGQLLVKKKKLLHKKNEKKTNQLLTNKTITKRDKRNVSS; via the exons ATGGACGCTcatgatttattcaaaaaactcTCCGTCGGGGCAAAGTTCGATACGAAACGTTTTCGACGCGATGCAGAGAAGTTCAAG CTCGTCAAAACGTCAGCAACCGAGAATGTAGTCCAGATAAAGGAAGAGCCGAAAGATGAAGACGAGCCACTGGGTGTTCctgaaaagagaaaatgggtggaggacgaggatgGAGCTGGAAATCTGACCCTTGTCGGAGATATTTCCGTTCCCAAAGATGGGAGTAAACGGAAGCACAAGAAACAGAAGAAAGAACTTACAGTGGAAAAGCAGAATCAGCTTGGCAAAGAAAAA ATCAATCAACTGCGAAATTCACATCATATATCTGTGATTGGACGGCATGTTCCTGCGCCGATCGAAGAGTTTGACCAGCTGTCATCGAGATATCAAGTTGCAAGTGATTTGATACAGAATATAAAAAACTGTCACTACAAAGAACCAACTCCAATCCAAATGCAAGCACTACCCATTTTGATAGAG GGTAGGCAATTACTAGCCTGTGCTCCGACTGGGTCAGGTAAGACAGCGGCCTTCTTGGTGCCGATAGTTAACCAGCTAAAAGGGCCACAGAAGAAGGGATTCCGAGCTATCATAGTCAGTCCAACGAGAGAACTGGCCAAGCAAACTTATCGCGAGTGTTTAAGGATTGGCGAAGGGCGTGGATTCAGAGTTCACATCATCAGTAATATCAATCAGGCCATGTCTAAATACGGGCCAAAAAGTTCACAAAAATTTG ATATACTTATCACCACACCAAACAGGCTTGTGTATTTATTGAATCAAGACCCGCCGGCTATTTCGCTGAAAAA TGTTGAATGGCTGATTGTTGACGAAGCAGATAAATTATTTGAGGAAGGAATAAGGGGGTTCAAAGATCAGCTGGATCAAATTCAGAAAGCTTGTACCAACGAAAATCTATGTCGAGCTATGTTCAGTGCTACCAATACTCCTGCGGTGACAAAATGGTGCCGGCAAAATCTCAAGGGTCTCATTACCATCACTGTGGGGCATAG AAATTCTGCAACAAATCTTGTCACTCAAGAACTATTATTCGTCGGAAGCGAGGGAGGAAAACTTGTAGCATTCAGAAACATCATTCAAAAA GGAATGATGCCGCCAGTCCTCGTATTTGTGCAAAGTAAAGAGAGAGCTCAAGAACTTTTCAACGAACTTATATACGATGGAATTAACGTCGACGTTATTCATGCAGACAGAACCCAGACACAG CGGGACAACGTTGTGCGATGTTTTCGCGAGGGTAAAATCTGGGTTCTGATATGCACGGAGCTAATGGGACGCGGTATCGACTTCAAGGGTGTTAATCTCGTCATTAATTACGACTTTCCCCCTTCAGCGATATCTTACATACACCGAATAG GGCGCACTGGTAGAGCGGGTCACAGGGGCAAGGctataacattttttactcaGGATGATACGATAAACTTGAGAAG TATTGCAACTGTAATGCGTGACTCGGGATGTGAAGTACCAGATTATATGCTGAGCATGAAGAAACACAACAAGAAAGAGAAACGCGAATTGGAAAGGAGGGCACCTCAAAGGGACAAGATATCAACTATTCCAACATACGAAGACatacgaaaagaaaaacagag gAAGCGATTGGAGCGGAGCATTAAGGGAAAAGAAGGCCAGCGTAAACTGGTTGAAAACGGTGATAATCTCAAAGAAAACACTATAAATTCACAATCACCAATATTGAACAACAAACTTAAAAAAGAAGGTAAAAAATTCCCTGGTCAATTATTAgtcaagaagaaaaagttgttacataaaaagaatgagaaaaagacAAACCAACTTCTTACAAACAAAACGATAAcaaaaagagataaaagaaatGTGAGTTCATAA